From one Mycolicibacterium sp. HK-90 genomic stretch:
- the trxB gene encoding thioredoxin-disulfide reductase, which produces MSTSATVHDVIIIGSGPAGYTAAIYAARAQLKPLVFEGTQFGGALMTTTEVENYPGFREGITGPELMDEMREQALRFGADLRMEDVDAVDLTGPVKTVTVGDETHQARSVILAMGAAARHLGVPGEQALTGMGVSTCATCDGFFFRDEDIIVVGGGDSAMEEATFLTRFARSVTLIHRRDEFRASKIMLERARANEKITFLTNTEITQIEGDPKVTGVRLRDTVTGEESKLDVTGVFVAIGHDPRSELVRGQIDLDDEGYVEVIGRTTATTLEGVFAAGDLVDHTYRQAITAAGSGCSAAIDTERWLAEND; this is translated from the coding sequence ATGTCCACCTCAGCGACGGTTCACGACGTCATCATCATCGGTTCCGGCCCGGCCGGATACACCGCGGCCATCTACGCGGCCCGCGCCCAGCTCAAGCCGCTGGTGTTCGAGGGCACGCAGTTCGGCGGTGCCTTGATGACCACCACCGAGGTGGAGAACTACCCGGGATTCCGCGAGGGCATCACCGGTCCGGAGCTGATGGACGAGATGCGCGAGCAGGCCCTGCGCTTCGGTGCGGATCTCCGCATGGAGGACGTCGACGCCGTCGACCTCACCGGCCCCGTGAAAACGGTCACCGTCGGCGACGAAACCCACCAGGCCCGGTCGGTGATCCTGGCCATGGGCGCCGCGGCGCGCCATCTGGGTGTCCCCGGCGAGCAGGCGTTGACCGGCATGGGTGTGAGCACCTGCGCCACCTGCGACGGCTTCTTCTTCCGTGACGAAGACATCATCGTGGTCGGCGGCGGCGATTCGGCGATGGAGGAAGCGACGTTCCTCACCCGGTTCGCCCGGTCGGTGACCCTGATCCACCGCCGCGACGAGTTCCGCGCCTCCAAGATCATGCTGGAGCGGGCCCGCGCCAACGAGAAGATCACGTTCCTGACCAACACCGAGATCACCCAGATCGAGGGCGATCCGAAGGTCACCGGCGTGCGCCTGCGCGACACCGTCACCGGCGAAGAGTCCAAGCTCGACGTGACCGGCGTGTTCGTCGCGATCGGCCACGACCCCCGTTCCGAGCTGGTCCGCGGCCAGATCGATCTCGACGACGAGGGTTACGTAGAGGTGATCGGCCGGACCACGGCCACCACGCTCGAGGGTGTCTTCGCCGCGGGCGACCTCGTCGACCACACCTACCGCCAGGCCATCACCGCGGCGGGCTCCGGCTGTTCGGCAGCCATCGACACCGAGCGCTGGCTCGCCGAAAACGACTGA
- the trxA gene encoding thioredoxin, producing MSADSATVTVTDDSFSDDVLTSSTPVLVDFWATWCGPCKMVAPVLEEIAGEKAGELRVAKIDVDANPATARDFQVVSIPTMILFKDGQPVKRIVGAKGKAALLRELADAL from the coding sequence ATGAGTGCGGACAGCGCAACAGTAACGGTCACCGACGATTCGTTCTCGGACGACGTCCTGACCAGCAGCACCCCGGTGTTGGTCGACTTCTGGGCCACCTGGTGCGGGCCATGCAAGATGGTGGCCCCGGTGCTGGAGGAGATCGCCGGCGAGAAGGCCGGTGAGTTGCGGGTGGCCAAGATCGACGTGGATGCCAACCCGGCCACTGCACGGGATTTCCAGGTGGTGTCCATCCCCACGATGATCCTGTTCAAGGACGGGCAACCGGTCAAGCGCATCGTGGGCGCCAAGGGCAAGGCCGCGCTCCTGCGCGAACTCGCCGACGCACTCTGA